A single region of the Silene latifolia isolate original U9 population chromosome 8, ASM4854445v1, whole genome shotgun sequence genome encodes:
- the LOC141595953 gene encoding protein S40-5-like has translation MAKGRRLTNSRSERLLGTTSFNNYGHVGHVPYNGDVSEFAEEDIWSMVEHVPDHNQHNNNGSGDYDYVDAWTPRAATETGRRDRVSNQSKAVHVGGLSLAFEDETTSSRRIVHQFGTGANNNNGGNGGAHRGGRHVVASSAPVNVPDWSKILRVDSAESMFDSYEDDQVDDSGMEPPHEYLARSRKMDTFSVYEGVGRTLKGRDMSRVRDAVWSQTGFEG, from the coding sequence ATGGCTAAAGGTCGTAGGTTGACAAATAGCCGTAGCGAGCGTTTGCTCGGTACAACTAGCTTTAACAACTACGGACACGTCGGACACGTCCCATATAACGGGGACGTGTCCGAATTTGCTGAGGAGGATATATGGTCAATGGTCGAGCACGTGCCCGATCATAACCAACATAATAATAACGGGAGTGGTGACTATGATTACGTGGACGCGTGGACACCACGCGCTGCTACGGAGACTGGGAGACGGGATCGTGTCAGCAACCAATCGAAAGCGGTCCACGTTGGCGGGTTGTCATTGGCGTTTGAGGATGAAACGACGTCGTCTCGTAGAATTGTGCACCAATTCGGAACCGgggctaataataataatggtggtAATGGTGGGGCCCACAGAGGTGGAAGACACGTGGTGGCCTCGTCAGCTCCAGTGAACGTTCCTGATTGGAGCAAGATTCTCCGAGTTGACTCGGCCGAGTCGATGTTCGACTCGTACGAGGATGATCAAGTTGATGACTCGGGTATGGAGCCGCCTCATGAGTACTTGGCCCGAAGCCGAAAGATGGATACCTTTTCGGTTTATGAAGGCGTGGGCCGGACCCTTAAGGGTCGGGATATGAGTCGGGTTCGTGATGCGGTCTGGAGTCAAACCGGGTTTGAAGGGTAA